The Microplitis demolitor isolate Queensland-Clemson2020A chromosome 8, iyMicDemo2.1a, whole genome shotgun sequence genome has a segment encoding these proteins:
- the LOC103574243 gene encoding glucose dehydrogenase [FAD, quinone]-like, with translation MACPNQFMGGPSITEVCPSTRASTVLFLYIVNNLIDISPAIADPCGRVTADEKPRDVYDFIVIGGGAAGSAVAGRLSEVPSWRVLLLEAGPDEPAGAEIPSNFGVYIGSSLDWKYKTTNETHACLAQKGSCNWPRGRNLGGTTVHHGMAYHRGNAKDYENWVAMGNEGWSWAEVLPFFLKSENNSEINRVGRQYHATGGPMTVERFPWKPAFADAILKAANETGYGTTEDMVGEKIHGFTVAQTMSKNGVRQSTASAFLRPIRNRKNLNIVLNSTATKILTRKQKVIGVEYFMNGKIHKAKVTREVVVSGGAVNSPQLLLLSGIGPKEQLDSLGIPVVLDLPGVGKNLHNHVSYKLDFILANEPNSEGFNLDNVSQYIRNQTGPLSSSGLAQVTAILSSRYTTPDYPDLQIFFSGFQASCRENGNVDLTNYYNKRTVRFTAVNLHAKSRGIISLASKNPLEHPIIWSNDLADPADVDVLIDGIHVLINIANSSTMKSLGLTLASQPIDECKKYKFLSDNYFKCAVHIDTRTENHQSGTCKMGPTSDSFAVVDPYLRVHGIQGLRVADASVMPKVVSGNPQATVTMIGERAADFIKKTYSKCSYL, from the exons ATGGCTTGTCCAAATCAGTTTATGGGTGGCCCTTCTATAACAGAAGTTTGCCCATCAACAAGAGCGTCAActgtattatttttgtatattgtaaacaatttaattgacaTAAGCCCGGCAATTGCTGATCCCTGTGGTCGTGTTACTGCTGACGAAAAGCCACGTGAcgtttatgattttattgtaattggAG GAGGAGCTGCAGGAAGTGCAGTTGCAGGTAGGCTAAGTGAAGTTCCTAGTTGGAGAGTGTTATTACTTGAAGCTGGTCCTGATGAACCGGCTGGTGCTGAAATTCCGTCGAATTTTGGAGTTTAtatcg GCAGTAGTCTCGATTGGAAATACAAAACGACTAATGAAACTCATGCTTGTCTGGCGCAAAAAGGGTCATGCAACTGGCCTCGTGGACGTAATCTCGGTGGGACAACAGTTCACCATGGGATGGCTTATCATCGGGGCAACGCTAAAGATTATGAAAATTGGGTTGCCATGGGCAATGAAGGATGGTCATGGGCAGAA gtttTACCATTTTTCCTGAAGTCAGAAAACAATTCAGAAATAAATCGTGTTGGTCGTCAATATCATGCAACTGGAGGTCCGATGACAGTTGAAAG ATTTCCATGGAAACCAGCATTCGCTGATGCAATATTAAAAGCTGCCAATGAAACAGGATACGGAACAACAGAAGACATGGTTGGTGAAAAAATTCATGGTTTTACAGTTGCTCAAACAATGAGTAAAAATGGAGTGCGACAGAGCACAGCATCAGCATTTCTCCGTCCAATTCGCAATAGGAAAAATCTCAATATAGTGCTTAATTCTACCGCCACTAAAATATTGACTAGAAAACAAAAGGTTATTggagttgaatattttatg aaTGGTAAAATTCATAAAGCAAAGGTCACTCGGGAAGTTGTAGTCTCAGGAGGTGCCGTAAACTCTCCtcaacttttacttttatccGGTATCGGTCCGAAAGAGCAACTTGATTCTTTAGGGATTCCTGTCGTTCTTGACTTACCAGGAGTTGGAAAAAATCTTCACAATCatgtttcttataaattagattttataCTCGCCAATGAACCTAATTCAGAAGgatttaatttagataatgtAAGTCAGTATATACGTAATCAAACGGGACCATTATCGTCATCTGGATTAGCTCAAGTGACCGCTATTTTATCATCACGTTACACAACACCAGACTATCCagatttacaaatttttttttcgggttTTCAAGCTTCGTGTCGTGAGAATGGTAATGTAGATCTtaccaattattataataaaagaacAGTCAGATTCACAGCAGTCAATCTACATGCTAAAAGTAGAG gaaTTATAAGTTTGGCAAGTAAAAATCCACTGGAGCATCCTATAATTTGGAGTAATGATCTTGCCGATCCTGCAGACGTTGACGTATTGATCGATGGTATTCATGTTCTTATTAATATTGCAAATTCAAGTACTATGAAATCACTAGGTCTTACTCTTGCAAGCCAACCAATCGATGAATgcaagaaatataaatttctttctGATAACTATTTCAAATGTGCCGTTCATATAGACACACGTACAGAAAATCACCAGAGTGGTACATGTAAAATGGGACCTACTTCCGATTCATTCGCTGTCGTTGATCCATATCTTAGAGTACATGGTATTCAAGGACTTCGTGTTGCAGATGCTTCTGTTATGCCAaag gTTGTCTCAGGAAATCCTCAAGCAACAGTTACGATGATAGGTGAGAGAGCagctgattttattaaaaaaacctacagtaaatgttcttatttataa